One stretch of Ipomoea triloba cultivar NCNSP0323 chromosome 8, ASM357664v1 DNA includes these proteins:
- the LOC116028101 gene encoding probable peroxidase 61 has protein sequence MDREGILVVVISLVVLGLSLREASVSAAVTLPPVNGKPLVRQYYKKLNTCANAEAFVKYQVKMMWQRDRSLTAKLLKLLYADCMVNGCDGSILLNSKNSERNAIQNIGLRGYAAIDTIKRVLEIRCPGVVSCSDILVLATRDAVALAGGPSYPVLLGRKDGKESKASWIDYPSPSITWEEGLAYFKSKGLDVQDFVTLMGAHTMGRTHCRYILDRLYNYKNTNRSDPTMSSSLLKSLTKLCPPKTRKGQHDPLVYLTPEGRPEDYKFTNTYYSRILQNQSVLTIDQQLLYGPDTNELVNEYAAGFEDFKFGIALSMNRMTSLKVITGTDQGEIRRECSRTN, from the exons ATGGACAGAGAAGGAATTTTGGTAGTGGTTATCTCCCTTGTGGTTTTGGGGTTGAGCTTGCGAGAAGCCTCCGTGTCGGCGGCGGTGACGCTGCCGCCGGTGAACGGCAAGCCTCTGGTGCGGCAGTACTACAAGAAGCTGAATACATGTGCAAATGCGGAGGCATTTGTGAAGTACCAAGTGAAAATGATGTGGCAAAGGGATAGGAGCCTTACTGCCAAGCTGCTTAAGTTGCTCTATGCCGATTGTATGGTTAAT GGTTGTGATGGATCAATTTTGCTGAATAGTAAAAACTCAGAGAGGAATGCCATACAAAATATTGGGCTTAGAGGTTACGCAGCAATAGACACAATAAAAAGAGTGCTTGAAATTCGATGTCCCGGAGTAGTCTCTTGCTCTGACATTTTAGTACTAGCCACTCGAGATGCTGTTGCTTTG GCAGGTGGACCATCTTACCCTGTACTCTTGGGGAGAAAGGATGGAAAAGAATCAAAGGCATCCTGGATTGATTACCCTTCGCCTTCCATCACTTGGGAAGAAGGGCTGGCTTATTTCAAATCTAAAGGTTTAGATGTTCAGGATTTCGTCACTTTAATGG GGGCACATACAATGGGAAGAACACATTGCAGATACATTCTTGACCGCCTCTACAACTACAAAAACACTAATAGATCTGATCCAACCATGAGTTCAAGCCTCCTCAAGAGCTTAACAAAACTTTGCCCACCAAAAACACGAAAGGGCCAACACGATCCCCTTGTTTATCTAACACCTGAGGGGCGTCCCGAGGATTACAAGTTTACCAACACCTATTATTCTAGAATTCTCCAAAATCAATCTGTTCTCACAATTGATCAACAATTACTCTACGGACCTGACACCAACGAACTAGTCAATGAATACGCTGCAGGTTTTGAAGATTTCAAATTTGGAATTGCATTATCCATGAATAGAATGACTAGTCTCAAAGTTATAACAGGAACTGATCAAGGGGAAATAAGGCGAGAATGCAGTCGTacaaattaa
- the LOC116026861 gene encoding ankyrin repeat-containing protein NPR4-like isoform X1 — protein sequence MRRNLRLKLHRSHSPKPPTRDRTDLEGVVVNGSLKEIQVVNRNSDKDEPVRSVHTRLYYAALKGDWKIAKTIFLENMNYVRERITKTGETVLHVAAAGKNTTFVRKLVEMLDPSDLELRNERGSTSFCYAAISGVVENARVMMQKNHKLPTIRDHDKFTPIQLAALNGHKKMVSYLYEVTPFEGLAPSERIEILDATVRNDIFDVALKMIDNNISIATAILEGDESLLRVLARKPMAVIDDQEGMLGRCLHATCDVLCLNFNLQESAAKKKAGQLFEKILTECLTLPDAQFFSLIRRTHILHYAAKEGNAEFLTMILRKSPDLLWELNEEGHSIFHVAVLHRQERVFNIIYNIGVYKDLITSIRDRDGNNILHLAAKVKKPNPSKDTHQEATSDTRPPLNPRDESSEDVDMILPKSLLKLSTELHQVRRDVTWFEELKRIVPSSFLDMGNKDDKTPEQIFKEQHTAMLKNGVKSIRESAKTCLVVAALISTMSFTAAIKLTDIVPSTSNDGYSPVVYRIFDAAALLTSILSIIMFLYITSCYTEDDFASLSLRLLIGLATLCFSIGSMLVVCGAAFLLMYTDGHAWELELVSVLCSLPVALVFTLYYEQWFVLLRTRYVKSSELKLC from the exons GTTCTTTAAAAGAAATTCAAGTTGTTAATAGGAACTCAGATAAAGATGAACCAGTACGTTCCGTCCACACAAGGCTATATTATGCTGCACTAAAAGGTGACTGGAAAATTGCTAAAAcaatttttctggaaaatatgAATTATGTCCGGGAAAGAATTACTAAAACCGGAGAAACAGTTCTGCACGTTGCAGCTGCGGGGAAAAACACCACATTTGTGCGGAAGCTAGTGGAGATGTTGGATCCAAGCGACTTGGAACTGAGAAACGAGCGAGGGAGTACGTCGTTTTGTTACGCGGCGATTTCTGGGGTGGTTGAAAATGCAAGAGTGATGATGCAAAAGAATCATAAACTGCCGACCATACGCGATCACGATAAATTCACGCCAATCCAACTCGCTGCTCTCAACGGCCATAAAAAAATGGTTTCATATCTCTACGAGGTCACACCTTTTGAAGGGTTGGCGCCATCAGAACGCATTGAGATTTTGGATGCTACTGTTCGGAACGATATATTTG ATGTGGCGTTAAAAATGATAGATAACAATATCAGTATAGCCACTGCAATATTAGAAGGGGATGAATCGCTATTGCGTGTGCTCGCCCGAAAGCCCATGGCAGTAATTGATGATCAAGAAGGGATGTTGGGGAGATGTCTTCATGCAACTTGTGATGTGCTCT GTTTGAATTTCAATCTACAAGAGTCTGCAGCGAAGAAGAAAGCCGGTCAGCTATTTGAAAAGATTTTAACCGAGTGTCTTACTTTACCAGACGCCCAGTTCTTTAGCCTAATCAGGAGAACACACATACTCCACTATGCTGCAAAAGAAGGAAATGCTGAATTTTTAACTATGATTCTCCGTAAGAGCCCTGATTTGTTGTGGGAACTAAATGAAGAAGGCCACTCCATTTTTCATGTTGCGGTGTTACATCGACAAGAAAGAGTCTTCAATATTATATACAACATTGGAGTTTATAAAGATTTGATCACTTCCATTCGAGATCGAGATGGCAACAACATTTTACACTTAGCTGCAAAAGTGAAGAAGCCAAACCCTTCCAAAGATACACATCAAGAGGCCACCAGTGACACCAGACCACCACTGAATCCTAGAGATGAGAGCTCTGAG GATGTAGatatgattttaccaaaatcaCTTCTCAAATTATCCACAGAGCTCCATCAGGTTCGAAGAGATGTCACGTGGTTTGAG GAGCTGAAGAGGATTGTTCCATCATCATTTCTAGACATGGGAAATAAGGATGATAAAACCCCGGAGCAAATTTTTAAAGAACAGCACACTGCAATGTTGAAAAATGGAGTAAAATCCATTAGAGAATCAGCGAAAACTTGCCTGGTTGTGGCAGCTTTGATTTCGACAATGTCTTTTACTGCGGCCATCAAACTGACAGACATTGTTCCATCAACGTCTAATGACGGATACAGTCCCGTAGTCTACAGGATTTTCGATGCCGCGGCATTGTTGACCTCAATACTGTCCATTATCATGTTCTTGTACATCACTTCGTGCTACACAGAAGATGATTTTGCTTCGCTGTCGCTGAGGTTGCTGATTGGACTGGCGACATTGTGTTTCTCCATAGGCAGCATGTTAGTGGTTTGCGGTGCGGCGTTTTTGTTGATGTATACTGATGGGCATGCTTGGGAGCTAGAATTGGTTTCCGTCCTTTGTTCCCTTCCGGTTGCTCTAGTTTTTACACTATATTACGAGCAATGGTTTGTCTTATTGCGTACAAGGTACGTTAAATCAAGTGAGCTCAAGCTTTGCTGA
- the LOC116026861 gene encoding ankyrin repeat-containing protein NPR4-like isoform X2: protein MRRNLRLKLHRSHSPKPPTRDRTDLEGVVVNGSLKEIQVVNRNSDKDEPVRSVHTRLYYAALKGDWKIAKTIFLENMNYVRERITKTGETVLHVAAAGKNTTFVRKLVEMLDPSDLELRNERGSTSFCYAAISGVVENARVMMQKNHKLPTIRDHDKFTPIQLAALNGHKKMVSYLYEVTPFEGLAPSERIEILDATVRNDIFDVALKMIDNNISIATAILEGDESLLRVLARKPMAVIDDQEGMLGRCLHATCDVLYAQFFSLIRRTHILHYAAKEGNAEFLTMILRKSPDLLWELNEEGHSIFHVAVLHRQERVFNIIYNIGVYKDLITSIRDRDGNNILHLAAKVKKPNPSKDTHQEATSDTRPPLNPRDESSEDVDMILPKSLLKLSTELHQVRRDVTWFEELKRIVPSSFLDMGNKDDKTPEQIFKEQHTAMLKNGVKSIRESAKTCLVVAALISTMSFTAAIKLTDIVPSTSNDGYSPVVYRIFDAAALLTSILSIIMFLYITSCYTEDDFASLSLRLLIGLATLCFSIGSMLVVCGAAFLLMYTDGHAWELELVSVLCSLPVALVFTLYYEQWFVLLRTRYVKSSELKLC from the exons GTTCTTTAAAAGAAATTCAAGTTGTTAATAGGAACTCAGATAAAGATGAACCAGTACGTTCCGTCCACACAAGGCTATATTATGCTGCACTAAAAGGTGACTGGAAAATTGCTAAAAcaatttttctggaaaatatgAATTATGTCCGGGAAAGAATTACTAAAACCGGAGAAACAGTTCTGCACGTTGCAGCTGCGGGGAAAAACACCACATTTGTGCGGAAGCTAGTGGAGATGTTGGATCCAAGCGACTTGGAACTGAGAAACGAGCGAGGGAGTACGTCGTTTTGTTACGCGGCGATTTCTGGGGTGGTTGAAAATGCAAGAGTGATGATGCAAAAGAATCATAAACTGCCGACCATACGCGATCACGATAAATTCACGCCAATCCAACTCGCTGCTCTCAACGGCCATAAAAAAATGGTTTCATATCTCTACGAGGTCACACCTTTTGAAGGGTTGGCGCCATCAGAACGCATTGAGATTTTGGATGCTACTGTTCGGAACGATATATTTG ATGTGGCGTTAAAAATGATAGATAACAATATCAGTATAGCCACTGCAATATTAGAAGGGGATGAATCGCTATTGCGTGTGCTCGCCCGAAAGCCCATGGCAGTAATTGATGATCAAGAAGGGATGTTGGGGAGATGTCTTCATGCAACTTGTGATGTGCTCT ACGCCCAGTTCTTTAGCCTAATCAGGAGAACACACATACTCCACTATGCTGCAAAAGAAGGAAATGCTGAATTTTTAACTATGATTCTCCGTAAGAGCCCTGATTTGTTGTGGGAACTAAATGAAGAAGGCCACTCCATTTTTCATGTTGCGGTGTTACATCGACAAGAAAGAGTCTTCAATATTATATACAACATTGGAGTTTATAAAGATTTGATCACTTCCATTCGAGATCGAGATGGCAACAACATTTTACACTTAGCTGCAAAAGTGAAGAAGCCAAACCCTTCCAAAGATACACATCAAGAGGCCACCAGTGACACCAGACCACCACTGAATCCTAGAGATGAGAGCTCTGAG GATGTAGatatgattttaccaaaatcaCTTCTCAAATTATCCACAGAGCTCCATCAGGTTCGAAGAGATGTCACGTGGTTTGAG GAGCTGAAGAGGATTGTTCCATCATCATTTCTAGACATGGGAAATAAGGATGATAAAACCCCGGAGCAAATTTTTAAAGAACAGCACACTGCAATGTTGAAAAATGGAGTAAAATCCATTAGAGAATCAGCGAAAACTTGCCTGGTTGTGGCAGCTTTGATTTCGACAATGTCTTTTACTGCGGCCATCAAACTGACAGACATTGTTCCATCAACGTCTAATGACGGATACAGTCCCGTAGTCTACAGGATTTTCGATGCCGCGGCATTGTTGACCTCAATACTGTCCATTATCATGTTCTTGTACATCACTTCGTGCTACACAGAAGATGATTTTGCTTCGCTGTCGCTGAGGTTGCTGATTGGACTGGCGACATTGTGTTTCTCCATAGGCAGCATGTTAGTGGTTTGCGGTGCGGCGTTTTTGTTGATGTATACTGATGGGCATGCTTGGGAGCTAGAATTGGTTTCCGTCCTTTGTTCCCTTCCGGTTGCTCTAGTTTTTACACTATATTACGAGCAATGGTTTGTCTTATTGCGTACAAGGTACGTTAAATCAAGTGAGCTCAAGCTTTGCTGA